The proteins below are encoded in one region of Segatella copri:
- a CDS encoding right-handed parallel beta-helix repeat-containing protein, translated as MKLRRILLLGMLGFSLALSAENKKIGYVQVSPDSSLADAVRKAREMRRLRQADSVVVKMQAGQYRLYEPLVLRPEDSHLCFEGTPSVKHSAGTVLTGAVPVTGWKKQGRYLVADVPDFNGCPMNFRHLWVNHSRADRARGVSDFNQMPRIRWVDKKKRVIWVPASAVRQLLTGAKDKAGNSIIRPDARYAEMTLHQMWEVSYLRIRNIRIQGDSAAISFHDPEAKIQFERPWPSPMYNCEHNSPFFISNALPLLDKPGEWYHDIRTHKLYYMPRKGERMDVAAPALETLVKFEGTREKMVDAVTFRNVNFEVTTWNRPSYKGHVPLQAGMFITEGYKLRPSIDRVNNHKLDNQDWLGRPAAAVELRYASRAVFDSCSFGHLGGDGLDFVEGCRDGAVLSSTFEDIAMNGLVCGSFSPAGLETHLPYRPQDLREVCSGLHVRNCEFSDVTNEEWGTCAIALGYVSRMNIEHNYIHDVSYSAISMGWGWNRDLVVMHDNRIHANLIERYAAHMYDCAGIYTLGNQPNTVISENVVRDIFHPSYVHDPHHYFYLYTDEGSSNILLKDNWTPEEKFLKNACGPNNVWQNNGPQVADEIVKKAGKIKE; from the coding sequence ATGAAATTAAGAAGAATCCTATTGCTGGGAATGCTGGGCTTCAGCCTCGCTCTCTCTGCAGAAAATAAGAAGATAGGCTATGTGCAAGTATCACCAGATTCTTCTCTCGCTGATGCGGTTCGCAAGGCTCGCGAGATGAGAAGATTGAGACAGGCAGATTCGGTAGTAGTTAAAATGCAGGCGGGGCAATACCGACTCTATGAACCTCTGGTGCTCCGTCCGGAAGACAGTCATCTCTGTTTTGAGGGAACGCCTTCGGTAAAGCATTCGGCAGGTACGGTACTTACAGGAGCCGTACCTGTTACCGGATGGAAGAAACAGGGCAGATATTTGGTGGCTGATGTGCCTGATTTCAATGGATGTCCTATGAATTTCCGACATCTCTGGGTGAATCACTCGCGGGCTGATAGGGCACGTGGCGTGAGTGATTTCAATCAGATGCCGCGCATCAGATGGGTAGACAAGAAGAAACGCGTCATCTGGGTTCCGGCTTCTGCTGTTCGTCAGCTTCTGACGGGTGCTAAGGATAAGGCGGGTAACAGCATCATCCGACCGGATGCAAGATATGCAGAGATGACGCTGCATCAGATGTGGGAGGTAAGTTATCTGCGCATCAGAAACATCCGTATTCAGGGCGATTCTGCTGCCATATCTTTCCACGATCCTGAGGCTAAGATTCAGTTTGAACGTCCTTGGCCTTCACCTATGTATAATTGTGAGCACAATTCTCCTTTCTTTATCTCGAATGCGCTGCCTCTTCTGGATAAACCGGGCGAATGGTATCATGATATCCGTACGCATAAACTGTATTATATGCCTAGGAAAGGGGAGCGTATGGATGTTGCGGCGCCGGCTTTGGAAACGTTGGTGAAATTCGAGGGAACCAGAGAAAAAATGGTGGATGCTGTTACTTTCAGAAATGTAAACTTTGAAGTTACAACATGGAACCGCCCTTCTTACAAGGGACATGTACCTTTGCAGGCGGGAATGTTCATTACCGAAGGTTACAAACTGCGCCCTAGTATCGACCGTGTGAACAACCATAAACTAGATAATCAGGATTGGCTTGGCAGACCCGCTGCTGCTGTTGAATTGCGCTATGCAAGCAGAGCGGTTTTCGATTCATGCTCTTTTGGACATCTGGGTGGCGATGGTCTCGATTTTGTTGAGGGTTGCCGGGATGGAGCAGTACTTAGCAGCACCTTCGAAGATATAGCGATGAATGGATTGGTATGTGGCAGCTTTTCGCCTGCCGGTCTGGAGACGCATCTGCCTTATCGTCCGCAGGATTTGCGTGAGGTGTGCAGCGGACTGCATGTCAGGAACTGCGAGTTCTCTGATGTTACAAACGAGGAGTGGGGTACCTGTGCTATCGCTTTGGGTTACGTCAGCCGCATGAACATCGAACATAATTATATTCATGATGTCAGTTATTCGGCTATCAGTATGGGATGGGGTTGGAATCGCGATTTGGTTGTGATGCATGATAATCGCATTCATGCCAATCTTATCGAGCGCTATGCTGCCCATATGTACGATTGCGCTGGCATCTACACACTTGGCAACCAGCCAAACACGGTTATTTCAGAGAATGTAGTGCGGGATATCTTCCATCCTTCCTACGTACACGATCCTCATCATTATTTCTATCTCTATACTGATGAGGGTTCTTCTAATATTCTCCTGAAAGATAACTGGACGCCAGAAGAGAAATTCCTGAAAAACGCCTGCGGTCCTAATAATGTCTGGCAGAATAATGGTCCGCAGGTGGCTGATGAAATTGTGAAGAAGGCAGGGAAAATAAAGGAGTAG
- a CDS encoding beta-L-arabinofuranosidase domain-containing protein, whose translation MMTANYSRKWMMAGLLAFSAFTSPVMAQHNGLVDMSHSKEARMVNMPLGSTRWTGGFWGGRFKVFSETSLWDMWKTWDTPEVSHGFRNFEIAAGDAEGEHWGPPFHDGDMYKWLEACASVYAVTHDQKLDALMDCFIAEVAKAQRADGYIHTPVVIDERHKGIDTHALKDRKDEAEIGITVGGKDEKGAFASRLNFETYNLGHLMTAGIVHWRATGKKTLFNCALKAADFLYDFLKNQRDELARNAICPSHYMAASEMYRATGDKRYLELAEGLIAIRDEVKNGEDHNQDRHPFREQYEAMGHAVRANYLYAGVADLYAETGEKQLMKNLSSIWDDITYRKIYITGGCGALYDGVSPDGTTYDQPSIQQIHQAYGRAYQLPNETSHNETCAQIGNIFLSWRMLETTADARYMDMVENELLNGVLPGISLDGTRYFYTQALRRTGDFPYVMRWPKTRQKYISCFCCPPNTLRALCEAQEYAYAVKGDTLWVNMYGDNHLKTKDVDMEMTSGYPYDGKVSIRINKAKNIRTLMLRVPGEGRYEAISATDSKGRQTGWKKGTLVERTFDMKPRLVEANPLVEENKNQIAVMRGPIVYCLENVDIDASSVPASCKDKYGRVSVNDIVIPADIQWTEVKKTIDGHEFVALQGEALLAEKGTAASWQKNQLYRTLAPAQKKVNVTLIPYYAWDNRGSDVEMSVWLSVRK comes from the coding sequence ATGATGACAGCAAACTACAGCAGAAAGTGGATGATGGCAGGTCTTCTTGCTTTTTCTGCCTTTACCTCCCCAGTCATGGCACAGCACAATGGACTGGTAGATATGAGCCACAGCAAGGAAGCCCGAATGGTAAATATGCCTTTGGGAAGTACCCGTTGGACAGGCGGTTTTTGGGGTGGCCGATTCAAGGTCTTTTCAGAAACCTCGCTTTGGGATATGTGGAAAACCTGGGATACACCCGAGGTATCGCACGGCTTCCGTAATTTCGAGATTGCGGCGGGCGATGCTGAAGGCGAACATTGGGGACCTCCTTTTCATGATGGCGATATGTATAAATGGCTTGAGGCATGTGCTTCGGTTTATGCAGTAACCCATGATCAGAAACTAGATGCCCTGATGGATTGCTTTATTGCCGAAGTAGCTAAGGCACAGCGTGCCGATGGTTATATCCATACCCCTGTGGTGATAGATGAGCGCCATAAGGGCATCGATACGCATGCTCTCAAAGACCGGAAAGATGAAGCCGAAATCGGTATCACAGTAGGAGGAAAAGATGAGAAAGGAGCCTTTGCCAGCCGTCTCAACTTCGAAACCTATAATCTGGGACATCTGATGACTGCCGGTATCGTACATTGGCGTGCCACAGGCAAGAAGACTCTCTTCAACTGTGCACTCAAGGCAGCCGATTTTCTCTATGATTTTCTGAAGAACCAGCGCGATGAGTTGGCGCGCAATGCAATCTGTCCTTCTCATTATATGGCAGCTTCAGAGATGTACCGTGCTACCGGTGACAAGCGTTATCTGGAACTGGCAGAGGGATTGATAGCCATTCGTGATGAAGTGAAGAATGGTGAAGATCACAATCAGGATCGCCATCCTTTCCGTGAGCAATATGAGGCGATGGGGCATGCGGTGAGAGCCAACTATCTCTATGCGGGTGTAGCTGATCTCTATGCCGAAACAGGCGAGAAGCAACTCATGAAGAATCTGTCCAGTATCTGGGATGATATCACCTATCGCAAGATTTATATCACAGGTGGATGCGGTGCCCTCTATGATGGTGTGTCACCTGATGGAACCACTTACGATCAGCCTAGCATTCAGCAGATTCACCAGGCATACGGCAGAGCATATCAGTTGCCAAACGAGACTTCGCATAATGAAACCTGTGCGCAGATTGGTAATATCTTCTTATCCTGGCGTATGCTCGAAACCACAGCTGATGCCCGCTATATGGATATGGTAGAAAACGAACTCCTGAATGGAGTCTTGCCGGGCATTTCGCTCGATGGTACCCGATATTTCTATACTCAGGCCCTGCGCCGTACGGGCGATTTCCCTTATGTGATGCGCTGGCCGAAAACCCGCCAGAAGTATATCAGTTGCTTCTGCTGTCCACCTAACACCCTTCGTGCACTTTGCGAAGCGCAGGAGTATGCTTATGCCGTGAAAGGGGATACTTTGTGGGTGAACATGTATGGTGATAATCATCTGAAAACAAAGGATGTTGATATGGAGATGACTTCAGGTTATCCTTATGATGGCAAGGTTTCCATTCGCATCAACAAGGCTAAGAATATCAGAACCTTGATGCTCCGCGTGCCGGGAGAGGGTAGATATGAGGCGATTTCTGCTACTGATTCAAAAGGCAGACAGACTGGTTGGAAGAAGGGAACCCTCGTAGAACGAACATTTGATATGAAACCTCGTCTGGTGGAGGCTAACCCTTTGGTTGAAGAGAATAAGAACCAGATAGCCGTGATGCGCGGACCTATTGTCTATTGTTTGGAAAATGTGGATATCGATGCTTCTTCTGTTCCTGCTTCCTGCAAAGATAAGTATGGTAGGGTAAGCGTGAATGATATCGTGATTCCTGCTGATATCCAATGGACTGAAGTAAAAAAGACGATCGACGGTCACGAGTTTGTTGCGCTCCAGGGGGAGGCGCTGCTTGCTGAAAAGGGAACTGCAGCATCCTGGCAGAAGAACCAGCTTTACCGTACACTTGCTCCTGCCCAGAAAAAAGTAAATGTTACGCTCATTCCTTATTATGCCTGGGATAATCGGGGTAGTGATGTGGAAATGTCGGTTTGGCTTTCAGTTAGAAAATAA
- a CDS encoding glycoside hydrolase family 97 protein, whose product MKQKVCIASILLLGTVCAKANNYKVSSPDGRLAVKVECVDGKAFYSVELNGKQMLKPSALGLVANYGDFSQHLTMGAMKGTEKHLSYDMTRIKKSHIEKDVYEATIGFLNAKKDSMTLHLHVSNNDVAYKYEMIRPKKNNPKSVIIYNEVSGFNFPEQTTTFLCPQIGPMTGWERTKPSYEEEYTPNAPMTKKSQFGVGYTFPCLFKVGNDGWALVSETGVSSAYPASRLSDYDAAKGYTVAFPQKGENNGIGSEYAGIPLPGETPWRTITVGTTLAPIVETTIPYDVVEPLYEPTQQYKPSRYTWSWLIWQDESINYDDQVKMIDVAAAQGYEAILVDNWWDQRIGRDKIEKLAQYAKSKQVSLMLWYNSNGFENDAPQTPRQIMNNSIARKKEMAWMKKIGIVGIKVDFFGGDKQETMKLYEDILSDANDYGLEVIFHGCTMPRGWERMYPNYVSSEAALASENVYFTDYHAKKEAFEMTMHPFSRNAVASFDWGGVMMNKYLSRDNKSRHQRYTSNVFEMATAITNQSSVNCVCLYPNNLQDVPQWELDWLKGLPTAWDDVKFIAGYPTKYAVVARKASQENGSGAAINNGKWIVGGLNATDKPLTLTLNLPMFAGKTVEYLTDQPKKQGEKFYTSVKKTLKVGKNGKAKVVIQPNGGIIIN is encoded by the coding sequence ATGAAGCAAAAAGTTTGTATTGCTAGTATTTTGTTGCTCGGCACGGTTTGTGCGAAAGCCAACAATTATAAAGTAAGTTCACCTGACGGCAGATTGGCGGTCAAGGTGGAATGTGTAGACGGAAAGGCTTTCTATTCGGTAGAGCTGAATGGCAAGCAGATGCTTAAACCTTCTGCCTTGGGACTGGTAGCCAACTATGGCGACTTCTCCCAGCATCTTACCATGGGTGCGATGAAAGGAACAGAGAAGCATCTTTCTTACGACATGACCCGTATCAAGAAAAGCCACATCGAAAAGGATGTTTATGAGGCTACCATCGGATTCCTCAATGCCAAGAAGGATTCCATGACCTTGCATCTCCATGTAAGCAACAACGATGTTGCCTACAAATATGAGATGATCCGTCCGAAGAAGAATAACCCTAAGTCGGTGATTATATATAATGAGGTGAGCGGTTTCAATTTCCCTGAGCAGACCACCACTTTCCTCTGCCCTCAAATCGGTCCGATGACTGGTTGGGAACGAACCAAACCATCTTACGAAGAAGAATATACTCCGAATGCTCCGATGACAAAGAAGTCGCAGTTTGGTGTGGGCTATACCTTCCCTTGTCTCTTCAAGGTGGGTAATGACGGTTGGGCATTGGTCAGCGAAACAGGAGTATCGAGTGCATATCCAGCCAGCAGACTTTCTGATTATGATGCAGCGAAGGGATATACGGTAGCTTTCCCTCAGAAAGGTGAAAACAACGGAATCGGTTCAGAATATGCCGGTATACCTTTGCCGGGCGAAACACCATGGCGTACCATTACCGTTGGCACCACATTGGCTCCTATAGTAGAAACTACCATCCCTTACGATGTGGTAGAACCTCTGTATGAGCCAACTCAGCAGTATAAGCCTTCACGCTATACCTGGAGCTGGCTGATCTGGCAGGATGAGAGTATCAACTATGATGACCAGGTGAAGATGATAGATGTTGCTGCGGCTCAGGGCTATGAGGCTATCCTCGTAGACAACTGGTGGGACCAGCGCATCGGTCGTGACAAGATTGAGAAATTGGCTCAGTATGCCAAGAGCAAGCAGGTTAGTCTGATGCTCTGGTATAATTCGAATGGTTTCGAGAATGATGCTCCACAGACTCCACGTCAGATTATGAACAATTCCATCGCCCGCAAGAAGGAGATGGCTTGGATGAAGAAGATAGGTATTGTGGGAATCAAAGTTGATTTCTTCGGTGGTGACAAGCAGGAGACGATGAAACTCTACGAAGATATTCTGAGCGATGCCAACGATTATGGTCTGGAGGTGATCTTCCACGGTTGTACCATGCCTAGAGGTTGGGAGCGCATGTATCCTAACTATGTTTCCAGCGAGGCAGCATTGGCTTCTGAGAATGTATATTTCACCGATTATCATGCCAAAAAGGAGGCTTTCGAGATGACGATGCATCCGTTCTCAAGAAATGCTGTAGCCAGCTTCGACTGGGGTGGCGTGATGATGAACAAATATCTTTCAAGAGATAACAAGAGCCGTCATCAGCGCTATACAAGTAATGTCTTCGAGATGGCAACCGCTATCACCAATCAGAGCAGCGTAAACTGTGTTTGTCTCTATCCTAACAATCTTCAGGATGTTCCTCAATGGGAATTGGACTGGTTGAAGGGCTTGCCTACAGCATGGGACGATGTGAAGTTTATCGCAGGATATCCTACGAAGTATGCGGTTGTAGCCCGTAAGGCGTCTCAAGAGAACGGCTCTGGTGCAGCAATCAATAACGGAAAATGGATTGTCGGTGGTTTGAATGCTACAGACAAGCCGCTCACCCTGACCCTCAATCTGCCTATGTTCGCTGGCAAGACTGTGGAATATCTTACCGATCAGCCAAAGAAACAGGGTGAGAAGTTCTACACTTCGGTAAAGAAGACCTTGAAAGTAGGCAAGAATGGTAAGGCAAAGGTTGTGATTCAGCCAAATGGCGGTATTATCATCAATTAG
- a CDS encoding alpha-L-rhamnosidase: protein MKFIGIWMVSMMLPSGLHAATWLKNLKVEYRNTPLAVGVMHPRFAWQMEVDDKSRGNLQSAYRISVIDETGKEVWNTGKVKSTESLGIQYAGESLRPSTRYQWHLTVWNQKNEELQASSAFETALVLGTDYNHPVATAGKGTYLAWEGAKWIGRGNAPVMFYAPYFPTFRLHYELQLDKKSKSTAASFIFGANDPRLMDRNKNLLGVSNAKDSSYIRVELDIAPLRKSKPARINFYRRGYKVGETDAAPLVSYDIPTAVINRQNQYAAHQIDISMDTGAATLFLDGKEIVGEKVEIDTDGKQHSVGSLILNPTGEQGNNYIAYPMLVDWGYYVAKGQKATFSHIEVRNFKSPQNVVAAPLQQLSASQLSANQLSANQLSVDGKKEGALGIFAFKENTAPMLRTEFATSGKKVRKARLYATARGIYDIYIDGKAVSKAYFNPGTTEYNHTHTYQTFDVTSLLQQSGEHAIGAVLSEGWWSGGATYVTGNWNFYGDRQSLMAKLQITYEDGSQQTIVTDPATWKSYDDGAVRYGSFFMGEVYDARKEQDCKGWAMPHFDDRNWQTAVEVKESDFKTSEDFQLLPDMAEAIMPVDTLTALNCVEPRKGVYVYDLGQNMAGVPLVHFSGLKPGTEVKIRTAEIKYPDLPAYHDHVGMIMTENLRVATSQDVYVARGGEETFSPRYTLHGFRYLEITGVDAPVAPDQIKAIVVSSMNEQASQYSTSRSDINRLWLNSVWSTRSNFMSVPTDCPQRNERLGWMGDISVFGRSATYITDASQFLRRYLISVRDLQSAKGQYPDVAPTNCGFGGLLWASAGVTLPWELYQQYGDKAMLAEHYASMKRYIQFVLDEYVDKKTGLIVQHHQWGDLGDWLSPSYEKDDKSLVWECYFIFDLDILSQMAKALGKTEDAAWLTRLANERRAFFRKTFVDEATGKTICSWYDAERKGQLIDTQTSYALPLAFHVVDGDLQKKMAAHLAAAIKTPMAGYPAYSLLTGFIGTAWISKALSDNGMSEEAYRLLQYEGYPSWLYPVKNGATTIWERLNSYTVKDGFGENNSMNSFNHYSFGAVASWMYNYSLGICRDEKSPGFKHFILKPEVDPTRGITHAEGYYDSMYGRIRSRWQYTDSGIRYEFTVPANTTASLYLPAPAVSFISENGKPLKKASGVRYVSADKELHHLELASGSYQFDIKQK from the coding sequence ATGAAATTTATCGGAATATGGATGGTCAGTATGATGCTGCCATCTGGATTACATGCAGCCACATGGCTGAAGAATCTGAAAGTGGAATATCGGAATACTCCACTGGCAGTAGGTGTCATGCATCCTCGGTTTGCCTGGCAGATGGAGGTTGATGACAAAAGTAGAGGAAATCTGCAGAGTGCTTACCGGATATCTGTTATTGATGAAACGGGTAAGGAAGTCTGGAATACGGGTAAGGTGAAAAGTACCGAATCGCTAGGCATACAGTATGCTGGCGAATCGCTTCGCCCTTCTACCCGCTACCAGTGGCATCTTACAGTCTGGAATCAGAAAAACGAAGAGCTGCAGGCTTCTTCTGCTTTTGAAACAGCCTTGGTGCTGGGTACAGACTATAACCATCCTGTCGCGACAGCCGGAAAAGGAACATATCTGGCTTGGGAAGGTGCTAAATGGATAGGAAGAGGCAATGCTCCCGTGATGTTCTATGCCCCTTATTTCCCAACCTTCCGACTTCATTACGAACTGCAACTCGATAAGAAATCGAAGTCAACAGCAGCTTCCTTCATCTTCGGTGCCAACGATCCCCGACTGATGGATCGCAATAAGAATCTCTTAGGGGTATCCAATGCGAAGGATTCTTCTTATATCCGCGTAGAACTTGATATTGCGCCTCTCAGAAAGTCGAAGCCTGCCCGTATCAATTTCTATCGTCGGGGCTACAAGGTTGGCGAGACGGATGCCGCACCTTTGGTTTCCTACGATATTCCTACTGCGGTTATCAACAGGCAGAACCAGTATGCTGCCCATCAGATAGATATTTCGATGGATACCGGTGCGGCAACTCTCTTCCTGGATGGAAAGGAAATTGTTGGTGAAAAGGTGGAAATCGATACTGATGGCAAACAACATTCTGTAGGAAGTCTGATTCTGAATCCTACCGGAGAACAGGGTAATAACTATATTGCCTATCCGATGCTAGTCGATTGGGGATATTACGTGGCTAAAGGTCAGAAGGCTACTTTCAGTCATATTGAGGTAAGAAACTTTAAATCGCCTCAGAATGTGGTAGCTGCTCCTTTACAGCAACTCTCTGCCAGCCAGCTCTCTGCCAACCAACTCTCTGCCAATCAGCTCTCTGTAGATGGAAAGAAAGAAGGTGCGCTTGGCATCTTTGCCTTTAAGGAGAATACTGCGCCTATGCTTCGTACAGAGTTCGCTACCTCCGGCAAAAAAGTCAGAAAAGCCCGTCTTTATGCTACTGCCCGCGGAATCTACGACATCTATATAGATGGTAAGGCAGTAAGTAAAGCTTATTTCAACCCTGGTACTACAGAGTATAACCATACTCATACTTACCAGACCTTCGATGTAACTTCTTTGCTTCAGCAGTCGGGTGAGCATGCTATCGGAGCCGTCCTTTCCGAAGGATGGTGGAGTGGTGGTGCCACCTATGTAACCGGAAATTGGAATTTCTATGGCGACAGGCAGTCGTTAATGGCAAAGTTGCAGATAACCTACGAGGATGGTTCACAGCAAACCATCGTTACCGATCCTGCAACCTGGAAAAGCTATGATGATGGCGCTGTAAGATATGGCAGTTTCTTTATGGGTGAGGTATATGATGCACGCAAGGAACAAGACTGCAAAGGATGGGCGATGCCTCATTTCGATGACAGAAATTGGCAGACTGCTGTAGAAGTGAAGGAATCAGATTTCAAGACTTCTGAGGATTTCCAGCTTCTTCCTGATATGGCAGAGGCAATCATGCCTGTTGATACCCTGACGGCTCTCAATTGTGTAGAACCGCGCAAGGGTGTTTATGTCTATGATCTCGGACAGAATATGGCGGGTGTTCCGCTGGTACATTTCTCAGGTTTGAAACCTGGCACGGAAGTAAAGATCCGTACAGCCGAAATCAAATATCCTGATTTGCCAGCCTATCATGATCATGTAGGCATGATCATGACCGAGAATCTGCGTGTGGCAACTTCGCAGGATGTTTATGTAGCCAGGGGAGGTGAAGAGACTTTCTCGCCTAGATATACCCTTCATGGATTCAGATATCTTGAGATTACGGGTGTTGATGCTCCGGTAGCGCCAGACCAGATAAAGGCGATCGTAGTGAGTTCGATGAATGAGCAGGCTTCGCAATATTCTACCTCCCGTTCTGATATCAACCGCTTGTGGCTCAATTCGGTATGGTCTACGCGTTCTAATTTCATGTCTGTTCCAACCGATTGTCCTCAGCGTAATGAACGTCTGGGTTGGATGGGTGATATTTCCGTATTCGGGCGTTCTGCTACATATATTACCGATGCTTCCCAGTTCTTGCGCCGCTATCTTATCTCTGTCCGTGATTTGCAGAGTGCTAAGGGACAGTATCCAGATGTAGCTCCAACCAATTGTGGCTTCGGTGGCTTGTTATGGGCAAGTGCCGGTGTAACCTTGCCTTGGGAGCTCTACCAGCAATATGGCGACAAGGCTATGTTGGCTGAACATTACGCATCGATGAAACGCTATATCCAGTTTGTGCTGGATGAGTATGTGGATAAGAAAACAGGACTTATCGTACAGCATCATCAGTGGGGCGATTTGGGCGATTGGCTCAGTCCGTCTTATGAAAAAGATGATAAGTCGCTCGTATGGGAATGTTATTTCATATTCGATCTGGATATTCTTTCTCAGATGGCAAAGGCTTTGGGCAAGACTGAGGATGCGGCATGGCTGACCCGGTTGGCGAACGAGCGCAGGGCTTTCTTCAGGAAAACATTCGTTGATGAGGCTACAGGTAAGACCATCTGTTCGTGGTATGATGCTGAGCGCAAGGGACAGTTGATTGATACCCAGACATCTTATGCTCTTCCTTTGGCATTCCATGTGGTAGATGGTGACTTACAGAAGAAGATGGCGGCTCATCTCGCTGCAGCCATCAAGACTCCGATGGCCGGTTATCCTGCTTATTCGCTCCTGACGGGTTTTATCGGTACCGCTTGGATCAGTAAGGCACTTTCGGATAATGGTATGTCCGAGGAGGCTTACCGTTTGCTGCAGTACGAGGGTTATCCTTCCTGGCTTTATCCTGTAAAGAATGGAGCCACGACGATTTGGGAGCGTTTGAACTCTTATACAGTAAAGGATGGATTTGGTGAGAACAACAGTATGAATTCGTTCAATCACTATTCTTTTGGAGCTGTAGCATCGTGGATGTACAATTACTCTCTCGGTATCTGCCGTGATGAGAAATCGCCTGGTTTCAAGCATTTCATCCTGAAGCCGGAGGTTGACCCTACGCGTGGCATTACTCATGCTGAGGGTTATTACGATTCAATGTATGGCAGAATCAGAAGCCGTTGGCAATATACTGATTCCGGTATCCGTTATGAGTTTACGGTTCCTGCCAATACGACAGCCTCTCTCTACTTGCCTGCCCCTGCTGTCTCTTTCATTTCAGAGAATGGTAAGCCGTTGAAAAAGGCATCGGGAGTCAGATACGTAAGTGCTGATAAGGAACTCCATCATTTGGAGCTCGCCTCTGGATCTTATCAGTTTGATATAAAACAGAAATAA
- the hflX gene encoding GTPase HflX, translating to MKEFVISEVKAETAVLVGLITKTQDEAKTKEYLDELEFLADTAGAVTVKRFTQKVVSPNQTTYVGKGKLEEIKEYIKNEEEEDREVGMVIFDDELSAKQIRNIEQELQVKILDRTSLILDIFAMRAQTAAAKTQVELAQYRYMLPRLQRLWTHLERQGGGSGSGGGKGSVGLRGPGETQLEMDRRIILGRMSLLKERLAEIDKQKTTQRKNRGRMVRVALVGYTNVGKSTIMNLLSKSEVFAENKLFATLDTTVRKVVVDNLPFLLADTVGFIRKLPTDLVDSFKSTLDETREADLLLHVVDISHPDFEEQIQVVENTLKELDCADKPSMIIFNKIDNYSWVEKEEDDLTPMEKENIPLEDLKKTWMAKLNEDCLFISAKNKENIDEFREILYKKVRELHVQKYPYNDFLYQDYE from the coding sequence ATGAAAGAATTTGTAATATCAGAAGTCAAGGCGGAAACCGCTGTACTCGTGGGTCTGATTACCAAGACACAGGACGAAGCCAAGACAAAAGAATATCTCGACGAGCTGGAATTTCTTGCCGATACTGCGGGGGCTGTCACCGTAAAGCGATTCACGCAGAAGGTGGTTTCTCCTAACCAGACCACCTATGTGGGTAAGGGTAAACTCGAAGAAATCAAAGAATATATCAAAAACGAAGAAGAGGAAGATAGAGAAGTAGGTATGGTCATCTTTGATGATGAGCTTTCTGCCAAACAGATCCGTAACATCGAACAGGAACTGCAGGTGAAGATTCTGGACCGCACCTCACTCATCCTCGATATCTTCGCCATGCGTGCGCAAACCGCTGCGGCTAAAACCCAGGTAGAGTTGGCGCAATACCGCTATATGCTCCCTCGTCTGCAAAGACTCTGGACTCACCTGGAACGACAGGGTGGTGGTTCAGGATCGGGTGGCGGTAAGGGATCTGTTGGTCTGCGTGGACCGGGTGAGACCCAGCTCGAGATGGACCGCCGTATCATCCTCGGCAGAATGAGTCTCCTCAAAGAGCGACTGGCAGAAATCGACAAGCAGAAGACTACACAGCGAAAAAACAGAGGCAGAATGGTGCGCGTGGCACTGGTGGGCTATACCAACGTAGGTAAATCTACCATCATGAATCTGCTCAGCAAGAGCGAGGTGTTTGCAGAGAACAAACTCTTTGCCACCCTCGACACCACCGTACGCAAGGTGGTGGTAGACAACCTGCCGTTCCTCCTTGCCGATACCGTAGGATTCATCCGCAAATTGCCAACCGACCTGGTCGATTCATTCAAGAGTACCCTTGACGAGACACGCGAGGCTGACCTCCTTCTGCACGTAGTAGACATCTCACATCCCGACTTCGAAGAGCAGATCCAGGTAGTAGAGAATACGCTCAAGGAACTGGATTGCGCCGATAAGCCATCGATGATTATCTTCAACAAGATAGACAATTACTCATGGGTAGAAAAAGAGGAAGACGACCTCACACCGATGGAGAAAGAGAACATCCCGCTGGAAGACCTGAAGAAGACCTGGATGGCAAAACTCAATGAGGACTGCCTCTTCATCTCGGCAAAGAACAAGGAGAACATCGACGAATTCCGAGAGATACTCTACAAGAAAGTAAGAGAGTTGCACGTACAGAAGTATCCATACAACGACTTCCTGTACCAGGATTATGAGTAA